One Phycisphaera mikurensis NBRC 102666 DNA window includes the following coding sequences:
- a CDS encoding membrane protein: MAHVPLGVLAAAVLAATWDAEAIGAAWPSLLLAFGCFFVAQGALFSALRRVEASTVAPLLSVKIATLAAASWAVQGVAVTPLGFLAIGLAVGGAAVVGGVGERPDARSLGLIFLAIAGYTGCDMGIVRTIERMLAATGPDGTGGGDRLRAAMRAAGVLYSGFGLVALALLPGVLRRRAARPRWGGALAYAACWALAMATLFSAFSLLSVVLVVILQSTRSLWSVLLGGLLGRLGLGHLETNHSNGALAVRLLGAAALVLAVGLYAWGGSAPPAGAG; this comes from the coding sequence ATGGCGCACGTGCCGCTGGGGGTCCTCGCGGCGGCGGTGCTGGCGGCCACCTGGGACGCGGAGGCGATCGGGGCGGCGTGGCCGTCGCTGCTGCTGGCGTTCGGCTGCTTCTTCGTGGCGCAGGGGGCGCTGTTCTCGGCGCTGCGGCGGGTGGAGGCGTCGACGGTCGCGCCGCTGCTGTCGGTGAAGATCGCGACGCTGGCGGCCGCGTCCTGGGCGGTGCAGGGGGTGGCGGTGACGCCGCTGGGTTTCCTGGCGATCGGCCTGGCGGTGGGCGGCGCTGCGGTGGTGGGCGGCGTGGGCGAGCGGCCGGACGCGCGGTCGCTGGGGCTGATCTTCCTGGCGATCGCGGGCTACACGGGCTGCGACATGGGCATCGTCCGCACCATCGAGCGGATGCTCGCGGCCACGGGCCCCGACGGGACCGGCGGCGGCGACCGCCTCCGGGCGGCGATGCGTGCCGCGGGCGTGCTGTACAGCGGCTTCGGCCTCGTCGCCCTTGCGCTGCTCCCCGGGGTGCTGCGGCGGCGGGCCGCCCGGCCCCGCTGGGGCGGGGCGCTGGCCTACGCGGCGTGCTGGGCGCTCGCCATGGCGACGCTGTTCTCGGCCTTCTCGCTGCTCTCGGTCGTGCTCGTGGTGATCCTGCAGAGCACCCGCTCGCTGTGGTCGGTGCTGCTCGGCGGCCTGCTCGGACGCCTCGGGCTCGGCCACCTCGAGACCAATCACTCCAACGGCGCCCTGGCGGTGCGGCTGCTGGGGGCGGCGGCGCTCGTGCTGGCGGTCGGCCTCTACGCCTGGGGCGGGTCGGCCCCCCCCGCGGGCGCCGGCTGA
- a CDS encoding PilZ domain-containing protein, whose translation MTANPVNVAASTDRRHFPRWSTAGLESALGRVTDLSLSGMRIRKTGNPGLREGDRFRLEVRHEETVFLLPAQLASVRPHAGGGGGGMVDLGIRFPEMTKAQKRTVKRMLEAAGWPDGGGEILFKALPEDGDEDAALAAPAAPAAPAVQEAPPPVPPPVAAVPRPAPATAAPEPPTAPEPAEPDASMPELAFSPLPLPGLGESEAEPAAPESPLPGLASWSQLTEAADGTLTAAEAAAAARAETDPAPPTEPVAAPPAAGGGLSAEEAQEIAALGAGAAGLADLAGAAAAPSASPTPAAGVPNNHFQAQPVDSGLRHLPASGLEGSAPRQQNQRKNGRLAAQDAHTALGEVLDISASGMRIRRRGTKPVEVGSHFLLDLYVCGRAVRLPVEVVRIMKSGWRSYDYGLRFGELPPEMRAQFGMLARMAAKHVSIA comes from the coding sequence ATGACGGCGAACCCTGTGAACGTGGCGGCCTCGACCGACCGCCGGCACTTCCCCCGGTGGTCGACGGCGGGTCTGGAGTCGGCGCTGGGCCGCGTGACCGACCTCTCGCTCTCGGGCATGCGGATCCGCAAGACGGGCAACCCCGGCCTGCGGGAAGGCGACCGGTTCCGGCTGGAGGTCCGCCACGAGGAGACCGTCTTCCTGCTCCCCGCCCAGCTGGCGTCGGTGCGGCCGCACGCCGGCGGCGGCGGGGGCGGGATGGTCGACCTGGGCATCCGCTTCCCCGAGATGACCAAGGCGCAGAAGCGGACGGTCAAGCGGATGCTGGAGGCCGCGGGCTGGCCCGACGGCGGCGGCGAGATCCTCTTCAAGGCGCTGCCCGAGGACGGGGACGAAGACGCGGCCCTCGCCGCCCCCGCCGCGCCCGCCGCCCCCGCTGTTCAGGAGGCGCCCCCGCCGGTCCCGCCCCCCGTGGCCGCGGTGCCGCGGCCCGCACCGGCGACGGCCGCGCCCGAGCCCCCGACGGCACCCGAGCCCGCCGAGCCCGACGCATCGATGCCCGAACTCGCCTTCTCTCCGCTCCCGCTGCCCGGGCTCGGCGAGAGCGAGGCGGAGCCTGCGGCCCCGGAGAGCCCGCTGCCCGGCCTCGCCAGCTGGAGCCAGCTGACCGAGGCCGCCGACGGCACGCTCACCGCGGCCGAAGCCGCCGCCGCGGCGAGAGCCGAGACCGACCCGGCGCCGCCCACCGAGCCGGTCGCCGCGCCCCCGGCGGCCGGAGGCGGCCTCTCCGCGGAGGAGGCCCAGGAGATCGCCGCCCTCGGCGCCGGCGCGGCGGGCCTCGCCGACCTCGCCGGCGCGGCTGCCGCCCCCTCCGCGTCGCCCACGCCCGCGGCCGGCGTTCCCAACAACCACTTCCAGGCTCAACCCGTCGACAGCGGCCTCCGCCACCTGCCCGCCAGCGGTCTCGAAGGCTCGGCACCCCGCCAGCAGAACCAGCGAAAGAACGGCCGCCTCGCCGCGCAGGACGCCCACACCGCCCTGGGGGAGGTCCTGGACATCTCCGCCTCGGGCATGCGGATCCGCCGCCGCGGCACCAAGCCGGTGGAGGTGGGCTCGCACTTCCTGCTCGACCTTTACGTGTGCGGCCGCGCCGTCCGCCTCCCGGTGGAGGTGGTTCGGATCATGAAGTCCGGGTGGCGGAGCTACGACTACGGGCTCCGCTTCGGCGAGCTGCCGCCGGAGATGCGGGCCCAGTTCGGCATGCTCGCCCGCATGGCCGCCAAGCACGTCAGCATCGCGTAG
- a CDS encoding class I adenylate-forming enzyme family protein has protein sequence MLLKPILRKLLKHPRSVAVVDDQRSFSHIAIAVAAAHVSREILKRTDRPRVGIMLPTGGGFPIALLACWMAGKVPVPLNYLLERDDMHHVFDDAGVDLLLTAGKLLDHVREHTSADAIPESLDLLTLETLSFKGVPPVWPLLRGAITGKGAGGKLRPDDPGVLLYTSGTSGKPKGVVLTHGNLHHNVTACIEHAGLNERTIFLGVLPQFHSFGLTVLTLVPLFMAARAVYTARFVPRRLVELMKEHKPSVFIAVPSMWNALLSVKSAGPGDFDSLRYGIAGGEKLPAAVRDRVQDRFGVKLMEGYGLTETSPVSNWSTHECYREGSVGCALPGVGNWILDEAGEPLPVGEEGEIGLSGPSIMQGYFNLPELTAQAMTRVTGPDGQEVRVFKTGDIGKIDADGFLFITGRKKEMLIVGGENVFPREIEEVLDAHPSVHASAVIGRQDDSRGEVPVAFVELCDDHPFDASEARTYCRKNLAPFKVPRDIHVVEKLPRNPTGKILRRALAEPERAQSPEASD, from the coding sequence ATGCTCCTCAAGCCCATCCTGCGGAAACTGCTCAAGCACCCGCGGTCGGTCGCGGTCGTCGACGACCAGCGCAGCTTCTCGCACATCGCCATCGCCGTCGCGGCGGCCCACGTGAGCAGGGAGATCCTCAAGCGGACCGACAGGCCGCGCGTCGGGATCATGCTGCCCACCGGCGGCGGCTTCCCCATCGCCCTGCTCGCCTGCTGGATGGCGGGCAAGGTGCCGGTGCCGCTGAACTACCTGCTCGAGCGCGACGACATGCACCACGTCTTCGACGACGCGGGCGTGGACCTCTTGCTCACCGCGGGCAAGCTGCTCGACCACGTACGCGAGCACACCTCGGCCGACGCCATCCCCGAGTCGCTCGACCTGCTGACCCTCGAGACCCTGTCCTTCAAGGGCGTGCCGCCGGTCTGGCCGCTGCTCCGCGGTGCCATCACCGGGAAGGGCGCGGGCGGCAAGCTCCGCCCCGACGACCCCGGCGTGCTGCTCTACACCTCCGGCACCAGCGGCAAGCCCAAGGGCGTCGTGCTCACCCACGGCAACCTGCACCACAACGTCACCGCCTGCATCGAGCACGCGGGCCTCAACGAGCGGACGATCTTCCTGGGCGTTCTGCCGCAGTTCCACAGCTTCGGGCTCACGGTGCTCACGCTCGTGCCGCTGTTCATGGCCGCCCGCGCCGTCTACACCGCCCGCTTCGTGCCGCGCCGGCTCGTCGAGCTGATGAAGGAGCACAAGCCCAGCGTGTTCATCGCGGTGCCGTCGATGTGGAACGCGCTGCTGTCGGTCAAGAGCGCCGGCCCCGGCGACTTCGACTCGCTGCGCTACGGCATCGCCGGCGGCGAGAAGCTGCCCGCCGCGGTCCGCGACCGGGTGCAGGACCGCTTCGGCGTGAAGCTGATGGAGGGCTATGGCCTCACCGAGACCAGCCCAGTGAGCAACTGGAGCACGCACGAGTGCTACCGCGAGGGCTCGGTCGGTTGCGCTCTGCCGGGCGTGGGCAACTGGATCCTCGACGAAGCCGGCGAGCCGCTGCCCGTCGGGGAGGAGGGCGAGATCGGCCTCTCCGGACCGAGCATCATGCAGGGCTACTTCAACCTGCCCGAGCTCACCGCGCAGGCGATGACGCGGGTGACCGGGCCCGACGGGCAGGAGGTCCGCGTGTTCAAGACCGGCGACATCGGGAAGATCGACGCCGACGGCTTCCTCTTCATCACCGGCCGGAAGAAGGAGATGCTCATCGTCGGGGGCGAGAACGTCTTCCCCCGCGAGATCGAGGAGGTGCTCGACGCGCACCCCTCGGTCCACGCCTCCGCCGTCATCGGCCGGCAGGACGACAGCCGCGGCGAGGTGCCCGTCGCCTTCGTCGAGCTCTGCGATGACCACCCCTTCGACGCGAGCGAGGCCCGCACGTACTGCCGCAAGAACCTGGCCCCTTTCAAGGTGCCGCGCGACATCCACGTCGTCGAGAAGCTCCCGCGGAACCCGACCGGCAAGATCCTCCGGCGGGCGCTGGCCGAGCCGGAAAGGGCCCAGAGCCCCGAGGCGTCGGACTGA
- a CDS encoding acyltransferase has product MPLLHRFLETQALRNDRFTGLWRKRCRPDSVAYAAWLRAHGGLHAMGPDCLINFDVTITDPAYTRLGRGVCLATCSLIGHDASVAVLNPAYGVKLDAVGKIDVGDHVFIGHQAIVLAGVTIGERSIVAAGAVVSKDVPAGSIVGGVPARVIGQTDELVEKLKAKTAELPWADLIAKREGGFDPAMEPELVRRRVAHFFAPRAAPAARDERRD; this is encoded by the coding sequence ATGCCCCTCCTCCACCGCTTCCTCGAGACACAGGCCCTCCGAAACGACCGCTTCACCGGCCTGTGGCGGAAGCGCTGCCGGCCGGACAGCGTCGCCTACGCCGCCTGGCTCCGCGCGCACGGCGGCCTGCACGCGATGGGCCCCGACTGCCTGATCAACTTCGACGTCACGATCACCGACCCGGCCTACACGCGGCTGGGCCGCGGCGTGTGCCTCGCCACCTGCTCGCTGATCGGCCACGACGCCTCGGTCGCGGTGCTCAACCCCGCGTACGGCGTCAAGCTCGACGCCGTCGGCAAGATCGACGTCGGCGACCACGTCTTCATCGGCCACCAGGCGATCGTGCTCGCCGGCGTGACGATCGGCGAGCGGTCGATCGTGGCGGCGGGCGCCGTCGTCAGCAAGGACGTGCCCGCCGGCAGCATCGTCGGCGGCGTCCCGGCGAGAGTCATCGGGCAGACCGACGAGCTCGTCGAGAAGCTGAAGGCGAAGACCGCGGAGCTGCCGTGGGCGGACCTGATCGCCAAGCGCGAGGGTGGCTTCGACCCGGCGATGGAGCCCGAGCTGGTGCGGAGGCGGGTGGCGCATTTTTTCGCTCCGCGGGCTGCGCCCGCGGCGCGGGACGAGCGACGGGACTGA
- a CDS encoding UdgX family uracil-DNA binding protein (This protein belongs to the uracil DNA glycosylase superfamily, members of which act in excision repair of DNA. However, it belongs more specifically to UdgX branch, whose founding member was found to bind uracil in DNA (where it does not belong), without cleaving it, appears to promote DNA repair by a pathway involving RecA, rather than base excision.), with protein sequence MRTIAFDGSWAAWRGHARAALTAGETPASIAWHDLRLSEADPLFGPPEPSRGPSAPTAGNADGPRVARAFLPLGETVACHRDPAKWPLLYRLLFRLSREGATLLEDHADDDVRAARVMEKAIRRDAHKMHAFVRFREVPEPGFDEPRYVAFHRPDHLIVRRESGFFRKRFPAMRWSILTPDDCVHWDTRELDFKPGLTDEEVAEATSGDGDGFEAAWLAYYRSVFNPARVMLRAMRAEMPLKHWATLPETRQIPDMLAEVPERLEAFRKSSLGATREPIGPLPPTDPAMTAPSGSLFGGDEPAPHEPTANSAAPFVPEERSLDVLAEAARGCRGCPLFSPATQTVFGVGPQNAKVVLVGEQPGDNEDLQGEPFIGPAGQKLDGILERAGVDRSTVYVTNAVKHFKFEPRGKRRIHAKPAAREITACMPWLEAELDTIKPTVVVALGATAARALFGTGFKITKQHGEVSRTRWAPHTLATYHPSAILRAYTPQAGEDMERAMVEDLSQICDLLPPAAG encoded by the coding sequence GTGCGGACGATCGCCTTCGATGGGAGCTGGGCGGCTTGGCGTGGGCACGCCCGGGCGGCGCTGACGGCGGGGGAGACGCCCGCCTCGATCGCCTGGCACGACCTGCGGCTCAGCGAAGCGGACCCCCTGTTCGGACCGCCTGAACCGAGCCGCGGACCGTCGGCCCCCACGGCCGGAAACGCCGACGGTCCGCGGGTGGCACGGGCCTTCCTCCCGCTCGGGGAGACCGTGGCGTGCCACCGGGACCCGGCGAAGTGGCCGCTGCTCTACCGGCTGCTCTTCCGGCTCTCGCGGGAGGGCGCGACGCTGCTCGAGGACCACGCCGACGACGACGTGCGGGCGGCCCGCGTGATGGAGAAGGCGATCCGCCGGGACGCCCACAAGATGCACGCGTTCGTGCGCTTCCGGGAGGTGCCCGAGCCGGGCTTCGACGAGCCGCGTTACGTGGCCTTCCACCGGCCGGATCACCTCATCGTGCGACGCGAGAGCGGCTTCTTCAGGAAGCGGTTCCCGGCGATGCGATGGTCGATCCTGACGCCGGACGACTGCGTGCACTGGGACACGCGGGAGCTCGACTTCAAGCCGGGCCTCACCGACGAGGAGGTCGCCGAGGCGACGTCCGGCGACGGCGACGGCTTCGAGGCGGCCTGGCTCGCCTACTACCGCAGCGTGTTCAACCCGGCGCGGGTGATGCTCAGAGCGATGCGGGCGGAGATGCCGCTGAAGCACTGGGCGACGCTGCCGGAGACGAGGCAGATCCCCGACATGCTCGCCGAGGTGCCCGAGCGGCTCGAGGCCTTCCGCAAGAGCAGCCTCGGGGCCACGCGCGAGCCGATCGGCCCGCTCCCTCCTACCGATCCCGCGATGACCGCACCCTCCGGCAGTCTTTTCGGCGGCGATGAACCGGCTCCGCATGAGCCCACCGCGAACTCCGCCGCGCCCTTCGTGCCGGAGGAGCGATCGCTGGACGTGCTCGCCGAGGCGGCGAGAGGCTGCCGCGGCTGTCCGCTCTTCAGCCCCGCCACGCAGACGGTCTTCGGCGTCGGCCCGCAGAACGCGAAGGTCGTGCTCGTGGGCGAGCAGCCCGGCGACAACGAGGACCTGCAGGGCGAGCCGTTCATCGGCCCCGCCGGGCAGAAGCTCGACGGGATCCTGGAGCGGGCGGGCGTGGACCGCTCGACGGTCTACGTCACCAACGCGGTGAAGCACTTCAAATTCGAGCCCCGCGGGAAGCGGCGGATCCACGCCAAACCGGCCGCTCGCGAGATCACCGCGTGCATGCCCTGGCTCGAGGCCGAGCTGGACACCATCAAGCCGACCGTGGTGGTCGCGCTGGGCGCGACCGCCGCCCGCGCCCTCTTCGGCACCGGCTTCAAGATCACGAAGCAGCACGGCGAGGTCAGCCGCACCCGCTGGGCCCCGCACACGCTGGCGACCTACCACCCCTCGGCGATCCTGCGGGCCTACACGCCGCAGGCCGGCGAAGACATGGAGCGGGCGATGGTGGAGGATCTGTCGCAGATCTGCGATCTGCTTCCGCCTGCGGCGGGTTGA
- a CDS encoding carbon-nitrogen hydrolase family protein — MNPQRIRVASCQYFIRPVERFEQFEAQVEGLVDTAADYGVKLLVFPEYFTCQLLTTLGTRDKPIDRQVRHLAELEGRIVEMFQRLAKKSGMYIVGGTLPAVDPPDLETLYNECYLYAPSGEWEVQGKIHMTRFEKEEWRVSPHTTYRVFDTELGRIAINICYDVEFPELARAAALRGANILVVPSCTDERQGFLRVRYCAAARAIENQMYVVHSGTVGSLPNIPAVSLNYGQASILSPSDFGFGRDGVIAEGVPNQESLIIGEVDLALLQERRDSGTVLPLEDARSAKSYRDATEVVSL; from the coding sequence ATGAACCCCCAGCGCATCCGCGTCGCCAGCTGCCAGTACTTCATCCGGCCGGTCGAACGCTTCGAGCAGTTCGAGGCCCAGGTGGAGGGGCTCGTCGACACGGCGGCGGATTACGGCGTGAAGCTGCTGGTCTTCCCCGAGTACTTCACCTGCCAGCTGCTGACCACGCTGGGCACGCGCGACAAGCCGATCGACCGTCAGGTGCGCCACCTCGCCGAGCTGGAGGGCCGCATCGTGGAGATGTTCCAGCGGCTCGCGAAGAAGAGCGGCATGTACATCGTCGGCGGCACGCTGCCCGCGGTCGACCCGCCCGACCTGGAGACGCTCTACAACGAGTGCTACCTCTACGCCCCCAGCGGCGAGTGGGAGGTGCAGGGCAAGATCCACATGACCCGCTTCGAGAAGGAGGAGTGGCGGGTCAGCCCGCACACGACCTACCGCGTTTTCGACACCGAGCTGGGCAGGATCGCGATCAACATCTGCTACGACGTCGAGTTCCCCGAGCTCGCCCGCGCGGCGGCGCTGCGGGGTGCGAACATCCTGGTCGTTCCCTCGTGCACGGACGAGCGGCAGGGCTTCCTCCGCGTCCGCTACTGCGCCGCGGCGCGGGCCATCGAGAACCAGATGTACGTGGTCCACTCCGGCACCGTCGGCAGCCTCCCGAACATCCCCGCGGTCAGCCTCAACTACGGGCAGGCGAGCATCCTCTCGCCCAGCGACTTCGGCTTCGGCCGCGACGGCGTCATCGCCGAGGGCGTGCCCAACCAGGAGTCGCTGATCATCGGTGAGGTCGACCTGGCCCTGCTGCAGGAGCGCCGCGACAGCGGCACGGTGCTCCCGCTGGAGGACGCCCGCAGCGCCAAGAGCTACCGCGACGCCACGGAGGTGGTGAGCCTTTGA
- a CDS encoding GNAT family N-acetyltransferase, which produces MLPAQAQAPAAGPGLRVRHTAVRDFPRIREICHACYPAAKPWSPGTLMQHLEIFARGQLVVVDAATDRVVGSASSLVVHWSDYGTGHTWNQITGDGTFRTHDSTGTTLYGADVIVDPAAQGRGVGKLLYAARRQVAADLNLSRIRAMARLQGYHLVADRMTPAEYAAGIAEGRWTDPTVSFQVKQGFRLLKVASGYMSDDDRSQGHAVVIEWLNPAYDAQLG; this is translated from the coding sequence GTGCTCCCGGCTCAGGCTCAGGCTCCGGCGGCTGGCCCGGGCCTGCGGGTGCGGCACACCGCCGTCCGCGACTTCCCCCGGATCCGCGAGATCTGCCACGCCTGCTACCCCGCCGCGAAGCCGTGGAGCCCGGGCACGCTCATGCAGCACCTGGAGATCTTCGCCCGCGGCCAGCTCGTCGTGGTGGACGCCGCAACCGACCGCGTCGTCGGCAGCGCCAGCAGCCTCGTGGTCCATTGGAGCGACTACGGCACCGGTCACACCTGGAACCAGATCACCGGCGACGGCACCTTCCGCACGCACGACAGCACCGGCACCACGCTCTACGGAGCGGACGTCATCGTCGACCCCGCCGCCCAGGGCCGCGGCGTCGGGAAGCTGCTTTACGCCGCCCGACGCCAGGTCGCCGCCGACCTGAACCTCAGCCGCATCCGCGCGATGGCCCGCCTGCAGGGCTACCACCTCGTCGCCGACCGCATGACCCCCGCGGAGTACGCCGCGGGCATCGCCGAAGGCCGCTGGACCGACCCCACCGTCAGCTTCCAGGTCAAGCAGGGCTTCCGGCTGCTGAAGGTCGCCAGCGGCTACATGAGCGACGACGACCGCAGCCAGGGCCACGCCGTCGTCATCGAGTGGCTGAACCCGGCCTACGACGCGCAGCTCGGCTGA